The genomic stretch GCACCGCCACCCGTGAGCGGGCCAAGGCGGATTCCGCCGACAGCCGGTCGAAGACGCGTGCCGATGCCGAGAAGGTGGGCCTGTTCGGCCGCATCGCGCGTTTCATCCGCGAGGTCGTGGCCGAACTGCGTAAGGTCATCTGGCCGACGCGCAAGGAGCTGCTGACCTACACGGCCGTGGTGGTCGCATTCGTCGCGATGATGCTGACGATCGTGGCCGGCCTTGACTACGCCTTCGCGAAGGGCGTGTTGTGGGTCTTCGGCAACCCCAGCTG from Micromonospora craniellae encodes the following:
- the secE gene encoding preprotein translocase subunit SecE, producing the protein MADKKRRGEDADDDRLNDEVVNDGDGADDDATDADEPVSRGGTATRERAKADSADSRSKTRADAEKVGLFGRIARFIREVVAELRKVIWPTRKELLTYTAVVVAFVAMMLTIVAGLDYAFAKGVLWVFGNPS